A single window of Leishmania braziliensis MHOM/BR/75/M2904 complete genome, chromosome 27 DNA harbors:
- a CDS encoding putative GTP binding protein, whose protein sequence is MPPKKQEKAESKTVLLGRPGSNLKVGIVGLPNVGKSTFFNVLSKKGVPAENRPFCTIDPNTADINIPDDRFDKLVRIHKPASIVPAQVHICDIAGLVRGASNGEGLGNNFLSHISSCDGIIHMVRVFEEMEITHVEGDLDPIRDLEIIFSELVMKDLQCVNALIDKLTPIVNRGLDKSKKSDLETLHKVKGVLEEGKQVRCCQWNGKEIDFLNTVQLLTAKPAMFLVNMSENDYVRQRNKWLKKLKDWIDEHTGEPMIPFSAELETTFIAMSPEEVDRYCAEKTTRSQVHKIVKTAYGIINLIHYFTAGADEVKCWTIQRGTKAPQAAGRIHTDMEKGFICAEVIEWADFNRLENEAACRDEGKQHQQGRNYEVQDGDIIFFKFNAAKGGKK, encoded by the coding sequence ATGCCACCGAagaagcaagagaaggcggagTCCAAAACTGTGTTGCTTGGCCGTCCTGGCAGCAATCTCAAGGTTGGTATCGTTGGTCTTCCCAACGTGGGCAAGTCAACGTTCTTCAATGTCCTTTCCAAGAAGGGTGTTCCGGCAGAGAATCGTCCATTCTGCACGATTGATCCCAACACCGCCGATATCAACATTCCAGATGACCGTTTCGATAAGCTGGTGCGTATTCACAAACCGGCGTCCATCGTGCCTGCACAAGTACACATTTGTGATATTGCTGGTCTTGTGCGCGGTGCGAGCAACGGCGAGGGCCTTGGTAACAACTTTTTGTCTCACATCAGCTCGTGCGATGGTATCATCCACATGGTGCGCGTCTTTGAGGAGATGGAAATTACGCACGTGGAGGGCGACTTAGACCCCATTCGCGATCTTGAGATTATCTTCTCCGAGCTTGTCATGAAAGATTTGCAGTGCGTCAATGCTCTGATCGATAAGCTGACACCTATTGTCAACCGTGGTCTCGATAAGTCGAAGAAGAGCGATCTTGAGACACTGCACAAGGTAAAGGGGGTGTTGGAGGAGGGCAAGCAGGTGCGCTGTTGCCAGTGGAACGGCAAGGAGATCGACTTCCTCAACACAGTTCAGCTTTTGACCGCGAAGCCGGCCATGTTCTTGGTGAACATGTCTGAGAATGATTATGTACGCCAGCGCAACAAATGGCTGAAGAAGCTCAAAGACTGGATCGACGAGCACACTGGTGAGCCCATGATCCCGTTttcggcggagctggagacGACCTTTATCGCCATGTCCCCAGAAGAGGTGGATAGGTACTGTGCAGAGAAGACGACCAGGTCACAGGTCCACAAGATTGTCAAGACGGCGTACGGCATCATCAACCTTATTCACTACTTCACTGCTGGCGCTGATGAGGTGAAGTGTTGGACTATCCAGCGTGGAACCAAGGCACCACAGGCAGCTGGCAGGATTCACACAGACATGGAGAAGGGTTTCATATGCGCGGAGGTGATTGAATGGGCTGACTTTAACCGGCTGGAGAATGAGGCTGCTTGCCGTGACGAGGGCAAGCAGCATCAGCAAGGGCGGAACTACGAGGTTCAGGACGGTGACATCATTTTCTTCAAGTTCAACGCGGcgaagggaggaaagaagtgA
- a CDS encoding sucrose hydrolase-like protein → MSHENRIAEANNAVLAIRKTVDKEFYPHYHISPYACSMNAPCGIVYFNGLYHVFYQHNPFGVEWGPLHWGHSTSDDMIHWRHHPIALAPGDEWDRDGCFSGSAVVYDDRLYVFYTGHHWLTDVADDSQIYQVQCLAISENGFYFEKRGIVVKPPAGFFHFRDPYVWFQDGRWWMVCGGRDSKDQGQLLLYSTDDLEDWDDSTFMILSKSDDRNVYMCEHPGFFSLQHRQLLMFSPQGMQSDDYMFRNRYQTGLLMGVWRPNEIFSITSSFKKLDLGHDFYGAQSFLTHDGRRVFIGWLDMWDTNMPTKQHNWAGMLSLPRVLLVDEVSGRIRTLPIKELENIRSTYQHVSQQTVCDNTQVRLLNDCTSYEVRVLFDLEKSTAEKYGLWLGRGLEIYVDEQSKRLVVNRHYPNYDISGYRSYALPVHPLLLVHAYFDMSSVEVFVNEGEAVLSTRIYPARKDRALSLFAVNGTAHIMQGDIWALNQAVMQ, encoded by the coding sequence ATGTCGCACGAGAATCGCATTGCGGAAGCGAACAACGCTGTGCTGGCGATCCGAAAAACAGTTGACAAGGAGTTTTACCCGCATTATCACATTTCCCCGTATGCATGCTCGATGAATGCGCCATGTGGTATAGTCTACTTCAATGGTCTCTATCATGTTTTTTACCAGCATAACCCATTTGGCGTGGAGTGGGGACCATTGCACTGGGGTCACTCGACGAGCGATGATATGATTCACTGGCGGCACCATCCCATCGCACTTGCTCCTGGTGATGAGTGGGATCGCGATGGATGCTTTTCTGGCAGCGCGGTCGTATACGATGATCGACTTTATGTATTTTACACTGGCCACCACTGGCTTACCGATGTTGCCGATGATAGTCAGATATATCAGGTGCAATGCCTGGCTATCAGCGAGAACGGGTTTTATTTTGAGAAGCGGGGTATTGTAGTAAAGCCGCCGGCCGGCTTTTTCCATTTCCGAGACCCGTACGTGTGGTTCCAGGATGGGCGATGGTGGATGGTGTGTGGCGGTCGCGACTCCAAGGATCAGGGCCAGCTTCTCTTATACAGCACTGATGACCTGGAGGATTGGGACGACAGTACATTTATGATTCTGTCCAAGTCAGATGATCGTAACGTATACATGTGCGAACACCCCGGCTTTTTctcactgcagcaccgccagctgctTATGTTCTCGCCACAAGGGATGCAGTCTGATGACTACATGTTCCGGAATCGGTACCAAACAGGGCTGTTGATGGGCGTATGGAGGCCGAATGAGATCTTTAGCATCACTTCCAGCTTCAAAAAGCTGGACCTGGGACACGACTTTTATGGAGCACAGTCCTTCCTAACGCATGACGGTCGACGTGTCTTTATTGGCTGGCTCGACATGTGGGACACGAACATGCCCACAAAACAGCACAACTGGGCGGGCAtgctctctctgcctcgcgTTCTTCTTGTTGACGAAGTTAGTGGCAGAATTCGTACGCTGCCTATCAAGGAGCTGGAAAACATCCGTAGTACCTATCAGCATGTATCGCAGCAGACTGTGTGTGACAATACGCAGGTGCGGTTGCTCAATGACTGCACGTCGTATgaggtgcgcgtgctgtTCGACCTGGAAAAGAGCACGGCAGAAAAGTACGGCCTGTGGCTCGGTAGAGGGCTGGAGATTTACGTCGATGAGCAAAGCAAGCGTCTCGTGGTCAACCGCCACTACCCCAACTACGACATTAGCGGATACCGCAGCTATGCGCTTCCGGTACATCCGTTACTTCTAGTGCACGCGTACTTTGACATGTCTAGCGTAGAGGTCTTCGTGAACGAAGGTGAGGCTGTGCTGAGTACCCGCATTTATCCGGCGCGCAAGGATCGggcgctttctctctttgcagTCAACGGCACCGCCCACATTATGCAAGGCGACATTTGGGCGTTGAACCAGGCAGTTATGCAGTAG
- a CDS encoding putative TPR-repeat protein, translating into MDRSVAEAIRQQSEDLRDELKELEQWEDAMQAREVARTQRKVPLSANAAAAEPPIRGTVPSLKGAIQQQQARAAGAGGDTAAGAVADPIQQAKDKGNALFQSGYLSEAVAAYTVGIDLDPASATTHVLYANRAMCYLKLGQWTAAEKDATTCVHMNTGYVKAYYRRAVARKQLGKLHEARADLEAVLALAPKDVSAQQEMESVTRALQAKRAAASQASATAGTSAKKRIIIEEVDSEDDEAAGEAPVTSVSKLSTEEEGLRQACIEEDLRRLAAARESREVQARQEAQREAAAQAQRQRRHERVEIIEEEEKSSTEEKKTASSPAAATPAVKQTPSSVTSSPPASSSPSPTSATTRARPRPSIAKESLTAPKSFSEFERRFREVGQQPELRDYYVRQLNPATMANLFGSNMTPEMLLGILQAVKTFHSTVALQYARGLCQVRRVEDLTLFLNAQEKAVVQDVLDLLRSAPDIPAKDIEHIERKLKPL; encoded by the coding sequence ATGGATCGCAGCGTGGCGGAGGCCATCCGGCAGCAGTCCGAGGACCTGCGGGATGAGCTcaaggagctggagcagTGGGAGGACGCCATGCAAGCGAGGGAGGTGGCTAGGACACAGCGCAAGGTGCCTCTGTCAGCCAATGCGGCCGCAGCCGAACCACCCATTCGAGGAACGGTGCCGTCACTGAAGGGGGCgatacagcagcagcaggcgcgggcagccggcgctggtggcgacaccgctgctggagctgtgGCGGACCCGATCCAGCAAGCCAAGGACAAGGGTAACGCGCTCTTCCAGAGCGGCTATCTgtcggaggcggtggcggcctaCACTGTGGGCATCGACCTCGACCCAGCTAGCGCTACAACGCACGTCCTGTACGCGAACCGGGCGATGTGCTACCTCAAGCTCGGTCAGTGGACGGCTGCGGAAAAGGACGCGACGACGTGCGTGCACATGAACACTGGGTATGTCAAGGCGTACTACCGGCGTGCTGTGGCACGCAAGCAGCTCGGCAAGCTGCACGAGGCGCGCGCAGATCTTGAGGCAGTGCTTGCCCTCGCCCCCAAGGACGTCAGTGCTCAGCAGGAGATGGAGAGCGTGACGAGGGCACTGCAGGCAAAGCGGGCCGCAGCGTCACAGGCCTCCGCCACAGCCGGCACTAGTGCGAAGAAGCGCATCATTATCGAGGAGGTTGACAGCGAAGATGATGAAGCAGCGGGCGAGGCACCAGTGACATCGGTTTCCAAGTTATcaacggaggaggagggcctACGCCAGGCTTGCATCGAGGAGGACCTGCGCAggctggcggcagcgcgcgaGTCGCGCGAGGTGCAGGCGCGGCAGGAGGCACAgcgcgaggcagcagcgcaggcccagcggcagcgccgccatgaGCGCGTCGAGATaatcgaggaggaggagaagtcCTCCacggaggaaaagaagacgGCGTCCTCACCTGCCGCAGCCACCCCCGCAGTGAAGCAGACGCCATCGTCAGTGACGTCATCTccgccggcctcctcgtcgccctcACCCACATCCGCCACCACACGCGCCCGCCCACGCCCTTCCATCGCCAAGGAGAGCCTTACCGCGCCCAAGTCCTTTAGCGAATTCGAGCGCCGCTTTCGCGAGGTAGGCCAGCAgccggagctgcgcgactACTACGTGCGGCAGCTCAACCCCGCCACCATGGCGAACCTTTTTGGCAGCAATATGACGCCCGAGATGCTTCTCGGCATCCTGCAAGCCGTCAAGACCTTCCACTCCACAGTTGCCCTGCAGTACGCCAGAGGGCTGTGCCAGGTGCGTCGCGTCGAGGACCTGACGTTGTTTTTGAATGCGCAGGAGAAGGCAGTCGTGCAAGATGTACTGGACCTCCTTCGCTCAGCCCCTGACATACCAGCCAAGGACATCGAACACATTGAACGCAAACTGAAGCCCTTGtag
- a CDS encoding putative vesicle-associated membrane protein (vamp) — MPINSSLVAFEWTIIAEDSVSPSAGPVLQKMLSLLPRHDTKVSYQLEQEVFHFLVENEIIYGCTTSGHYENRIVFGFLIQIKDAFKMAFAGRAEECLRHADLTPENCHTFSSTLASSRKAFNENTQEDKVSQIKEQLNTTREVILQNLDSIIERGDRIDTLCDRTELLRDTAQGFHTNARALNRTILMHRIKVIVGVTIVLAILALIITLAVCGIDFKKC, encoded by the coding sequence ATGCCTATCAACAGCTCTCTGGTAGCTTTCGAGTGGACGATCATTGCGGAGGACAGCGTCTCGCCGTCTGCGGGGCCAGTGCTGCAAAAGATGCTGAGCCTGCTTCCTCGCCACGATACGAAGGTGAGCTACCAACTGGAGCAGGAGGTATTTCATTTCCTTGTCGAGAATGAAATTATCTACGGCTGCACTACCTCGGGTCACTACGAGAACCGCATTGTCTTTGGGTTTCTCATCCAGATCAAGGATGCGTTCAAGATGGCCTTCGCCGGCAGAGCTGAGGAATGCCTGCGCCACGCTGACCTTACCCCAGAAAACTGCCACACCTTTTCTTCTACGCTAGCTTCCTCTCGCAAAGCATTTAACGAGAACACTCAAGAGGATAAGGTTAGCCAAATCAAGGAGCAGTTGAATACGACGCGCGAGGTCATACTCCAGAACCTGGATAGCATCATCGAGCGGGGTGACCGTATCGATACCCTGTGCGATCGTACTGAGCTCCTGCGTGACACGGCACAGGGCTTCCACACCAATGCGCGCGCACTTAATCGTACTATTTTGATGCACAGGATCAAGGTGATCGTGGGCGTCACCATCGTTCTCGCCATCCTCGCCCTTATCATCACTCTTGCTGTCTGCGGTATCGATTTTAAGAAATGCTAG
- a CDS encoding protein phosphatase-like protein codes for MPLKGLSALKGNTQVILISPVCDKYSILMEDDKIRAGASSMQGWRSTMEDAHAVYLSLPNMPGNIRDEDCAIAAVFDGHCGSKFAQSCAANIRDWLTSTDAFKKGHFEKALTDAYCTGDVTLHKAMPHELSGCTGNCVLIIQNHLYCANTGDSRAVLCRNGKAIALSADHKPTNPAERERIMKAGGFVHAGRVNGILSLSRAFGDYAFKDMSLKPEQMAITVTPDVFHTELTPNDEFVIVACDGIWDMMTNEKAVEFVRNEVADHGDVSLACERVMNACLASTPTTYGTDNMTIVILQFKSLFLKKVESKFSTE; via the coding sequence aTGCCTCTAAAAGGGTTGAGTGCCCTCAAGGGCAACACACAAGTTATCCTCATCTCTCCTGTGTGTGACAAATACTCGATCTTGATGGAGGATGACAAAATACGCGCCGGCGCGAGTAGCATGCAGGGGTGGCGAAGCACGATGGAGGACGCCCACGCTGTCTACCTCTCACTTCCCAACATGCCAGGAAACATTCGCGACGAGGACTGCGCGATCGCCGCCGTGTTTGATGGCCACTGCGGTAGCAAATTTGCGCAGTCGTGCGCTGCAAACATCCGCGACTGGCTGACGTCAACCGATGCGTTCAAGAAGGGACACTTTGAGAAGGCGCTGACGGACGCCTACTGCACAGGCGACGTGACTCTTCACAAGGCCATGCCACACGAGCTGAGCGGCTGCACAGGCAACTGTGTTTTGATCATCCAAAATCATTTGTACTGTGCCAACACCGGCGATTCACGGGCGGTGTTGTGCCGCAATGGTAAGGCCATAGCGCTCAGTGCGGACCACAAGCCTACAAACCctgcagagcgagagcgcaTCATGAAGGCAGGAGGATTTGTGCATGCTGGACGAGTTAACGGTATCCTGTCTCTCAGCCGTGCCTTTGGTGACTATGCGTTCAAGGACATGAGTCTCAAGCCAGAGCAGATGGCCATCACAGTGACCCCAGACGTATTCCATACCGAGCTGACTCCGAACGATGAGTTTGTGATCGTTGCATGCGATGGCATATGGGACATGATGACAAATGAGAAGGCGGTTGAGTTTGTGCGCAACGAAGTTGCCGACCATGGCGACGTATCTTTAGCGTGTGAGCGGGTGATGAACGCGTGTCTTGCGTCCACGCCCACTACCTACGGAACTGATAACATGACTATAGTCATTCTTCAGTTCAAGAGCCTGTTTTtgaagaaggtggagagTAAGTTCTCTACAGAGTGA